The genome window caaacaaacccccggttaccccggcaacacggtctcactcgcgtgcaggcccccaccctgattgacaataagaacattacaatacatgcacatagaacaactggcataacggacaatgaaatacaatgcaacacataacacacaaactatttaattgtcccagggtcgctacaataccTAATAAAGCTTGATATACCTTAAATTCAGACGAAATGGTCATCCATATACACAGAGGACATCATTCAGCTCTCCATATCATAACTGTTCATCCAAGTACATTGCAAAGAGCACACAGCTTAGTTTTACATATCTTATTTTCTGACCACAAATGTTCCAATTCCTGTGGAGTTATTGTGCAATGTTCTTCTGTTTTGCGGGCCTTGAACGCCACCCCAGCTGTGTACCGCCAGACCTTGCACAGCGCTTTCCCATCGCTATCTCTGAGGTAACATGTGGACTGCTGCACATATCACGCAGGGAGGGTTTGTgggcagctataaaaagcaggGCTCCAACGGGGGGTTCATCACATACGTGGAATACAGTCTACTGCAGTCATGTTTTTGATGCTCAGTTGTTTCGCTCTGGTGGCCTCTGGCCTTGGTGAGTGCTAGAGTCTTCCATCGATGCTCACAATGTTAGCTTCGTGTTAACATGTTGCAAGTACGGAGAGTTACGGCGTACgctatgatgtgtgtgtgtcatgcgcATTGAAGGCGACGTGGTGACCATGCATTGTATTGATCATGTATTGACCACGTATGGGTGCATTCAGGGTGTGTGGGGGCGTCTGTGTTGACCACGTATTGTTGTAttcagggtgtgggggggtgtctgTGTTGACCACGTATTGTTGTATTCAGGGTGTGGGATGCCATCCATCAGGCCCCAGGTGAGAGAAGAAGACCACAAGATTGTGAACGGACAGAACGCCGTGTCTGGGTCCTGGCCCTGGCAGGTGTCCCTCCAGGTacaaacgcgcgcacacacacacacacacacacacacacacacacacacacacacacacacacacacacacacacacacacacacacacacacacacacacacacacacacacacacacacacacacacacacacacacacacacacacaggtttaaattattttatttggatctacaagcaaaacaaagttgttgttttttttttttgatccaAACATTAATTAGAAGGTTTCAATCTGAAAACTAACCAGACACTGAATGTGCAAAATGCTTAAGCACGCAGAGGAGTAGAGATGAAATGATGATGGTTGAGCTGAGGTTAAAGCATTGCATATGACAATATGGCATTCAGGGATGGACAACACAACGTCTCTTCCAGATGTGGAGGCTGCCTATGGTCGCTGAGACTGAGCAGAATTGTAGAACTCTTTTCGCATCAGCCTTTTGCAGTCCACCCATCTGCAAACCTCGGAGCACAACGTTGTGTACATGCCCCAAATTTCCGAACACAAGGATGATTAATTGGCAGTTATATCCTAGAGCTGTGATACATTCTACCAATGGCTGGTATTTCATGAACTTGGATGTGAAGCAAGTGTCCATATACAGATCAAACGCACAGCCTATTTCAAAGACGGTAAGTGATTTTCTGGCTTGGTTAATGAAAACAATGTCTGGGGTGTTTGGGATGTTACACAGTAGGTTGTTATCAGTACAATTATGATCAAACCAGTTCAATTTCACAGTGCTGTGCTTATccatgtgtgttgttctgtcctGTACTTGTCTGAGTTCTTGTGAGACCAAGTCCACCAGACGGTCATGTCTGGCGATGTACAGTCCTTTGTAAAAGCTACAGCCGTTTAGGATATGAGCCATTGTCTCTTTAGTGTCTGGGGTGGGATGTAGGATGCAGTGTGGGTTGTATTGTGACGGATACCAGATTGCGAGGTTGTATTTTGTTGTCAATACCTGTAAGCGGGCCTTAATGCAAAAGATAAGGACGTCCTCTCCAATGTTCGTGTTTGAGAGGATAGAGTGGGACACAGAGTGGTTTGCAAAGGGTAGCACTGCCAGTTTGCCCTGCAGGCTTAAGCTAGTCCAATGCTAgtccaatgcacacacacacacacacacactcacacaaacacacacagctccttGATAAGATGCACCTGTATTTACTCTGGAGCATCTTTCgataaaagcatttaaaataaaatacatctaACAGTCATAATACAAATATACTACTAACTACTACGATCCATTCGTGTATGATATGACCATGTGACTGAATCCTCTActcaggaaaccggtggattccACTTTTGTGGCGGCTCTCTGATCAACCAGAACTGGGTGGTCACCGCTGGTCACTGCCGCGTCAAGTGAGTACAGCATCCATCTCTTTCCCAGCTCTCGCTCTGtcttccacctctctctctatctctctcttccagctctctctctctctctctctctctctctctctcccttccagctccctctctctttcccagccctctctctctctctctctcttccagctctctctctctctctctctctctcccttccagctccctctctctttcccagccctctctctctctctctctctctctctctctctctctctcagctctctctctcccagctctctctctcttccagctcTCGCCTGCTGAACCCTCACGGTTCTTATTTTTTCCGTCTCTGTAGCCCGGGTCGCCATCGCGTCGTCCTGGGAGAGCACGACCACCAGTCCAACGCCGAGCAGATCCAGGTCATCTCCATCGCCAGGGTAACAAGGCTTCTCTACCCATCCCCCCGCCACTAAGATGCTCTTCATTGACTCAAACCAGGGGCATAGCTCCTCTACGACACCCAAAGCGTCCATTCCGTCCCGGTAACCCTCTCCCTGTCTGCATCCTgtggtgtccccccccccccccccccctccttcgtAGGCCATCACTCATCCCGACTACAACGGCCAGAACTGGGTGAACTTCAACAATGACGTCACCCTGCTGAGGCTGGCCTCCCCAGCCAGGATGTCGTCCCGCGTTTCCCCCGTGTGTCTGGCAACCCCCGGCAGCGACCCCGCCGCTGGCACCCGCTGCTTCACCACCGGCTGGGGCAAGACCAGCCAGACCTGTGAGTCGAACCTTCGTCTGAGATTGGCCTCCGACCTCTCTCCGATAGGTCTCCGTCTGAGATATATCTCCGTCTGAGACAGGCCTCCGTCTGAGACAGACCTCCGTCTGAGACAGGCCTCCGTCTGAGACAGACCTCCGTCTGAGACAGGCCTCCGTCTGAGATAGGCCTCCGTCTGACAAAGGTCTCCGCACACTCAGATCAGCGGATTCAGGAACCAAAAGAGCCACATTAGAAGGCAGTTTGAATCTCTGGAACTAGTTTGCACTGATCCCAGGGTTCTGTGGGTTCTTCATGTGTTGTCTTATGTGATGTACAGGAAGGGAGGGGTTATGGGTAGAGAGGCAGCGAGCAAACCCCAATCTGTGTCACCCAGGGAGCTGAGAGCTCTTTGTAGTGAATGAAAATGCAATATTAACGGGATATCGCTGCCCACTCCCCATTACAGATCATCAAGTATTGGATAATCATTAGTCATCCTCTCCATCTAATCTCACCAATAGCCAGTCCTCATCCACTATACCTCATCCTATCCTCAGTCAGTCCTTATCCTAGGCATCTCACCTCACTAACAGCCCGTCCTCATCCCCTGCCTCTCATCCCGTCCTCAGCCAGCCCTCGCTATCTGCAGCAGACTTCCCTCCCCCTGCTCAGCAGCACTCAGTGCCGCCAGTACTGGGGTCAGAACAAGATTACCGACGCCATGATCTGCGCTGGAGCCTCTGGAGT of Gadus macrocephalus chromosome 11, ASM3116895v1 contains these proteins:
- the LOC132467163 gene encoding chymotrypsin-like protease CTRL-1 isoform X2, with product MFLMLSCFALVASGLGCGMPSIRPQVREEDHKIVNGQNAVSGSWPWQVSLQETGGFHFCGGSLINQNWVVTAGHCRVNPGRHRVVLGEHDHQSNAEQIQVISIARVTRLNGQNWVNFNNDVTLLRLASPARMSSRVSPVCLATPGSDPAAGTRCFTTGWGKTSQTSRPHPLPLIPSSASPRYLQQTSLPLLSSTQCRQYWGQNKITDAMICAGASGVSSCQGDSGGPLVCERSGVWSQVGIVSWGTSNCNVRTPAVYARVSYLRRWIDQTVASN
- the LOC132467163 gene encoding chymotrypsin-like protease CTRL-1 isoform X3, producing the protein MFLMLSCFALVASGLGCGMPSIRPQVREEDHKIVNGQNAVSGSWPWQVSLQETGGFHFCGGSLINQNWVVTAGHCRVNPGRHRVVLGEHDHQSNAEQIQVISIARAITHPDYNGQNWVNFNNDVTLLRLASPARMSSRVSPVCLATPGSDPAAGTRCFTTGWGKTSQTSSPRYLQQTSLPLLSSTQCRQYWGQNKITDAMICAGASGVSSCQGDSGGPLVCERSGVWSQVGIVSWGTSNCNVRTPAVYARVSYLRRWIDQTVASN
- the LOC132467163 gene encoding chymotrypsin-like protease CTRL-1 isoform X1 translates to MFLMLSCFALVASGLGCGMPSIRPQVREEDHKIVNGQNAVSGSWPWQVSLQETGGFHFCGGSLINQNWVVTAGHCRVNPGRHRVVLGEHDHQSNAEQIQVISIARAITHPDYNGQNWVNFNNDVTLLRLASPARMSSRVSPVCLATPGSDPAAGTRCFTTGWGKTSQTSRPHPLPLIPSSASPRYLQQTSLPLLSSTQCRQYWGQNKITDAMICAGASGVSSCQGDSGGPLVCERSGVWSQVGIVSWGTSNCNVRTPAVYARVSYLRRWIDQTVASN